Proteins from a genomic interval of Rubinisphaera italica:
- a CDS encoding PSD1 and planctomycete cytochrome C domain-containing protein has protein sequence MISKKDPVLTHSLLLNTYLIAALFCILANQECSAEELVDFNQQIRPLLSDRCFACHGPDEEHREGGFRLDVQESAFGQGDSEETILIAGHPEKSLLIDRITSEDASLKMPPQHAKTQLSEKEIELIRKWVAQGANWEGHWSYQKIVRPEVPENSDKKLSPIDAFVRKRLAKENLKPAGRADRITLLRRVTLDLTGLPPSLEEVEAYLADESATAYENVVDRLLNSPRFGEHQAHYWLDAARYGDTHGLHLDNYREMWPYRDWVIQAFNQNMPYDQFVTEQLAGDLLENPTEDQLIATGFNRCHVTTSEGGSIAEEVYVRNVVDRVNTFGTVFLGATFDCTRCHDHKFDALTQKDYYSLFAYFNGLDGNPLDGNKKDPQPVLPVPNKEQALEKLQLDQQLAALQSQKKTLDPVLTQEQKLWEEELTSKQQQPQLWTVLQPDTFQSQGGADLKLLEDSSILASGPNPAKEQYEVIANIESGPNLAIKLEGLIDPSLTNGGAGRSSNSNVVLTGFEVFVETADQPDHWKPIELSSAWADYEQSNGDFKISNAIDENPATGWAIAGHEKKENRLAYFVAKAPFGTEEPYRIKVVQKFESIYAQHQFGRFRLSVGDFNPINETIPDEIKTLLAVESESRSPEQKKKIQTHFREKVTNNVNYRSITQQIADLEKKRTELQAKIPTTLVFKEKKDPKESFILIRGEYDQQGEKVQRRTPAALPEMHKDWPNDRLGLAYWLTSEENPLTARVAVNRFWQNLFGTGIVKTSEDFGSQGEQPSHPELLNWLAADFRDNGWDMKRLLRQIVLSETYQQTSQVNPELWGRDPENRLLSRGPRFRLDAEILRDQALFVSGLLVDEIGGPSVKPPQPDGLWFAVGYTRSNTAKFTADTDPEQIHRRTLYTFLKRTAPAPQLSILDSPSRESSCVRRERTNTPLQALLFFNDPQYLECAKGLAMRSLKEAGESPQETVKQMYRLCTCYSLDSTQVDYLVKGYENDLARFQSDPDAARKLLAVTPIPGQDQFPPEELAAWTLTANLMLSLDVTVNKN, from the coding sequence ATGATATCGAAAAAAGACCCGGTTCTGACGCATTCTCTTTTATTGAATACGTATCTCATTGCTGCATTATTCTGCATTTTAGCGAACCAGGAGTGTTCTGCAGAGGAGTTAGTCGACTTCAATCAGCAGATTCGACCGCTGCTTTCGGATCGCTGTTTTGCCTGTCACGGCCCCGACGAAGAACATCGTGAAGGCGGATTTCGGCTCGATGTTCAGGAAAGCGCTTTCGGACAGGGCGATTCCGAAGAAACAATTCTTATCGCAGGACATCCAGAGAAAAGTCTGCTGATTGACCGAATCACCTCTGAAGATGCCTCGCTGAAAATGCCGCCGCAACATGCGAAGACTCAGCTCTCGGAAAAAGAAATCGAATTGATTCGCAAATGGGTTGCTCAAGGAGCAAACTGGGAAGGTCACTGGTCCTATCAGAAGATAGTCCGTCCTGAAGTGCCGGAAAACTCTGATAAAAAGCTCTCGCCGATCGATGCATTTGTTCGTAAACGCCTGGCTAAGGAAAACCTCAAACCGGCTGGTCGAGCCGATCGAATTACGTTACTGCGACGAGTCACTCTCGATTTAACGGGGCTGCCACCATCGCTCGAAGAAGTCGAGGCCTATTTAGCTGATGAATCCGCGACCGCCTATGAAAATGTCGTTGATCGACTCTTAAACTCGCCCCGATTTGGAGAGCATCAGGCTCACTACTGGCTCGATGCGGCTCGTTATGGAGACACCCATGGTTTGCATCTGGATAACTATCGTGAGATGTGGCCGTATCGGGACTGGGTGATTCAGGCCTTCAATCAGAATATGCCTTACGATCAATTTGTAACAGAACAGCTAGCCGGGGATTTGCTGGAGAACCCCACAGAAGATCAATTGATTGCGACAGGATTCAACCGCTGCCATGTCACCACCAGTGAGGGAGGTTCGATTGCAGAAGAAGTTTATGTGCGCAATGTGGTCGATCGCGTGAACACTTTCGGCACTGTTTTTCTCGGTGCAACATTCGACTGCACTCGTTGTCACGATCATAAATTCGATGCCCTGACTCAAAAAGACTATTACTCTCTGTTCGCCTACTTCAATGGCCTGGACGGCAATCCTCTCGATGGAAATAAAAAAGACCCTCAACCGGTACTCCCTGTTCCCAATAAAGAGCAGGCACTTGAAAAACTGCAATTGGATCAACAGCTTGCGGCCTTACAGAGCCAGAAAAAAACACTGGATCCTGTTTTGACTCAGGAACAGAAACTCTGGGAAGAGGAATTGACCAGCAAACAACAGCAGCCACAACTCTGGACAGTTCTGCAGCCAGACACCTTTCAATCACAAGGAGGAGCGGATCTCAAATTATTGGAAGACAGCTCCATCCTGGCTTCCGGACCCAATCCCGCTAAGGAGCAGTATGAAGTCATCGCAAACATTGAGAGTGGACCCAATCTGGCGATCAAACTGGAAGGGCTGATCGATCCCTCGTTGACTAACGGAGGAGCGGGTCGAAGTTCTAACAGCAATGTTGTACTCACGGGATTCGAAGTTTTTGTCGAAACCGCCGATCAACCCGATCATTGGAAACCGATTGAGCTGTCGTCTGCCTGGGCTGATTACGAACAGTCCAACGGCGATTTCAAAATCTCCAATGCCATCGATGAAAACCCAGCCACTGGTTGGGCAATTGCCGGTCATGAAAAGAAGGAAAACCGTCTGGCCTATTTTGTCGCAAAGGCACCGTTTGGAACTGAAGAACCCTATCGAATTAAAGTCGTCCAGAAATTTGAGTCAATTTATGCACAACATCAATTCGGCCGCTTCCGACTTTCAGTGGGCGATTTCAATCCAATCAATGAGACAATTCCTGATGAGATTAAAACTCTGCTAGCAGTTGAATCAGAGTCTCGTTCCCCCGAGCAAAAGAAGAAAATCCAGACACACTTCCGTGAAAAAGTGACCAATAATGTTAACTATCGTTCGATTACTCAACAGATTGCCGATCTGGAAAAGAAGCGAACAGAACTTCAAGCGAAAATTCCGACGACGCTCGTCTTTAAAGAGAAAAAAGATCCCAAAGAGTCGTTCATTCTGATTCGTGGAGAGTACGATCAGCAAGGCGAAAAAGTTCAAAGACGGACTCCAGCTGCATTGCCGGAAATGCACAAGGACTGGCCGAACGATCGACTTGGCCTGGCTTACTGGTTAACGAGTGAGGAAAACCCGCTGACGGCTCGCGTTGCCGTCAATCGGTTCTGGCAAAATCTGTTTGGGACTGGAATTGTGAAAACTTCCGAGGACTTTGGTTCTCAGGGAGAGCAGCCGAGTCATCCGGAATTACTGAACTGGCTCGCGGCTGACTTTCGCGACAACGGCTGGGATATGAAACGACTGCTCCGGCAAATTGTCCTTTCAGAAACTTATCAGCAAACCTCACAAGTGAATCCGGAACTCTGGGGCCGCGATCCAGAAAATCGCCTGCTCTCTCGTGGTCCGCGTTTTCGACTCGATGCGGAAATCCTGAGAGATCAAGCCCTGTTTGTTTCCGGATTGCTTGTCGATGAAATTGGTGGCCCAAGCGTCAAGCCGCCCCAACCCGACGGTTTGTGGTTTGCCGTCGGCTACACCCGTTCCAACACCGCTAAATTCACAGCCGATACAGATCCCGAGCAGATTCATCGTCGAACACTTTATACATTTCTCAAGCGAACCGCGCCCGCTCCACAGCTTTCCATTCTCGATAGCCCTTCTCGCGAATCTAGTTGCGTCCGACGCGAGCGGACCAACACCCCGTTGCAGGCGTTACTCTTCTTTAACGATCCCCAATATCTGGAATGCGCGAAAGGTTTGGCCATGCGGAGCCTGAAAGAAGCCGGCGAGTCTCCTCAAGAGACTGTCAAACAGATGTACCGCCTCTGCACATGTTATTCACTCGATTCCACCCAAGTGGATTACCTGGTAAAAGGCTATGAAAACGACCTAGCTCGTTTCCAAAGCGATCCCGATGCAGCCCGAAAACTCCTGGCAGTAACTCCCATCCCAGGACAGGATCAGTTCCCACCAGAAGAATTAGCCGCTTGGACATTGACTGCTAATTTAATGTTGAGTCTGGATGTTACCGTCAATAAAAACTGA
- a CDS encoding sulfatase: MKRSWMLCILLLVQFSVLQSIAAEKSPNIILILTDDQGWSQMSQLADPRVPEAVSDYLETPNMVRLAKSGMQFTSGYSPAPLCTPTRRSILCGSATARCGSEFKSDWVPANHMTIPKALKMANPEYRCAHFGKWGEQMISTPEECGYDVSDGMTGNVTGGMPNSLGVKGGHNDGPPHFIDNKDPKRTRTVTDRAIDFMQTQNSTEHPFYVQISYYAQHLSVVCTQEMLEKYEKKGTPDRGYPPAWAAMMEDLDNGVGRLLDTIEELKIDDNTYVFFTADNGGRGTVPGGDQSRLETNHPLTGAKHSLYEGGIRVPFLAAGPEIPADTICHIPVVGYDFLPTFYQLAGGENANNNLTQDVDGTSLCPLFKKPDLPLANRKNNAVYFHRPNRSFSALRQGDYKLMLFWKPDGSVRSHELYDLSRNPIESDRDLSETNAAKAEEMQATLLSFLESVDAEKPTDFKAKRKTKQQKGKQN; encoded by the coding sequence ATGAAACGATCCTGGATGCTCTGCATATTACTGCTTGTGCAATTCTCCGTTCTGCAATCAATAGCAGCCGAAAAATCTCCCAATATCATTTTGATTTTGACAGACGATCAGGGCTGGAGTCAGATGTCGCAGTTGGCGGATCCGCGTGTGCCGGAGGCGGTTTCTGATTATCTGGAAACTCCCAATATGGTTCGCCTGGCGAAATCGGGAATGCAATTTACCAGTGGATATTCCCCGGCTCCCCTTTGTACCCCAACACGCCGCAGCATCCTCTGTGGTTCGGCGACGGCTCGATGTGGCAGTGAATTTAAAAGTGACTGGGTTCCCGCCAATCACATGACGATCCCCAAAGCCCTTAAAATGGCAAACCCGGAATACCGATGTGCACACTTCGGAAAATGGGGCGAGCAGATGATCTCCACCCCTGAAGAATGCGGCTACGATGTGAGCGATGGCATGACCGGCAATGTCACTGGAGGAATGCCGAATTCGCTCGGAGTCAAAGGAGGACACAACGATGGCCCACCTCATTTTATCGACAACAAAGACCCCAAACGAACGCGCACGGTCACCGATCGAGCGATCGATTTCATGCAAACCCAAAACTCAACAGAGCATCCCTTCTATGTGCAGATCAGCTATTACGCACAACACCTTTCTGTGGTCTGCACTCAGGAGATGCTTGAGAAGTATGAGAAAAAGGGAACACCTGATCGTGGTTATCCACCAGCCTGGGCGGCAATGATGGAAGACCTCGACAACGGTGTCGGGCGGCTGCTGGATACGATCGAGGAATTAAAAATCGACGACAACACCTACGTCTTTTTCACAGCCGATAACGGAGGCCGAGGCACCGTTCCCGGGGGTGATCAATCGCGACTGGAAACCAATCATCCTCTCACCGGAGCCAAGCACAGTCTTTATGAAGGAGGCATTCGCGTCCCGTTCTTAGCAGCAGGACCTGAAATCCCGGCTGATACAATATGCCACATCCCGGTCGTTGGTTACGATTTTCTGCCGACATTCTACCAGTTGGCTGGTGGCGAAAATGCAAACAACAATCTTACTCAGGACGTTGATGGAACCAGTCTCTGTCCATTGTTTAAAAAGCCCGACCTGCCACTGGCAAATCGAAAAAACAACGCTGTTTATTTCCATCGTCCCAATCGAAGTTTCTCTGCTCTTCGTCAAGGCGATTACAAACTGATGCTCTTCTGGAAACCTGATGGCTCAGTTCGCAGTCACGAACTCTATGACCTGAGTCGCAATCCAATCGAATCCGATCGCGATCTTTCAGAAACCAATGCCGCAAAAGCAGAAGAAATGCAAGCGACGCTGCTATCCTTTCTGGAATCAGTCGATGCCGAAAAGCCAACAGATTTCAAGGCGAAACGAAAGACAAAGCAGCAGAAAGGCAAGCAGAATTAA
- the lpdA gene encoding dihydrolipoyl dehydrogenase, with the protein MSTNFDLIVIGAGPGGYVAAIRAAQLGMNVACIEKEPALGGTCLRVGCIPSKALLESSELYEEANHSLSKRGIEIGDLKLDLSKMLGQKDETVSTLTQGVAGLFKKNKITRYQGHARFDGPGKLTVTSSEEEVSLSSPQILIATGSVAATLPGVELDGDRVVTSTEALTFEKVPEHLVVIGGGAIGLELGTVWRRLGSKVTVLEYLDRLLPGMDGELAKLALKIYKSQGLEFQLGAKVTGVSHNKKTCDVEIEGADTIRCNRVLVAVGRKPNTENLGLETLGIETDKRGFIAVDEHYQTKAEGVYAVGDVIGGAMLAHKAEEEGIACVEYLATGYGHVNYDAIPAIVYTSPEVASVGKTEEQLKEQKVEYRSGTFPFAANGRARAIGHTAGMVKILADAQTDRILGAHIIGPHAGDLIAEVAVAIEFHASSEDLARCCHAHPTLAEAVKEAAMAVDKRTIHI; encoded by the coding sequence ATGAGTACTAATTTTGATCTCATCGTCATCGGGGCTGGTCCCGGTGGTTATGTCGCAGCTATCCGAGCGGCTCAACTCGGCATGAATGTCGCCTGTATCGAAAAAGAACCGGCTCTGGGGGGAACCTGCCTGCGTGTCGGTTGTATTCCCAGTAAAGCACTGTTGGAGTCCAGCGAACTCTACGAAGAGGCTAATCATTCCCTGTCCAAACGGGGAATTGAAATCGGAGACTTGAAGCTTGATCTCTCCAAAATGCTCGGTCAGAAGGACGAAACCGTCAGCACACTCACCCAAGGTGTAGCGGGATTGTTCAAGAAGAATAAGATCACTCGCTATCAGGGACATGCCCGCTTCGATGGCCCCGGCAAATTGACCGTTACTTCTTCTGAGGAAGAAGTTTCACTCTCTTCACCACAAATTCTGATTGCAACCGGCAGCGTCGCTGCGACTTTGCCGGGAGTCGAACTGGATGGCGACCGGGTAGTGACCAGCACCGAAGCGTTGACCTTTGAAAAAGTGCCCGAACATCTGGTCGTGATTGGGGGCGGAGCGATTGGCTTGGAACTGGGGACCGTCTGGCGACGACTTGGTTCCAAAGTGACCGTCCTCGAATACCTGGATCGCCTTCTCCCCGGCATGGATGGCGAACTCGCGAAACTGGCCCTCAAAATTTACAAATCGCAGGGACTGGAATTTCAACTCGGTGCCAAAGTCACCGGAGTTTCCCACAACAAGAAAACCTGTGATGTTGAAATCGAAGGGGCGGATACGATCCGCTGCAATCGTGTTCTCGTTGCGGTTGGCCGGAAACCGAATACGGAAAATCTGGGACTGGAAACCCTTGGAATTGAAACCGACAAACGCGGTTTCATCGCAGTCGATGAACATTACCAGACCAAAGCGGAAGGGGTTTACGCAGTTGGCGATGTGATCGGCGGTGCGATGCTGGCTCACAAAGCCGAAGAAGAGGGGATTGCCTGCGTTGAATATCTGGCAACCGGCTACGGACATGTCAATTACGATGCCATCCCCGCGATTGTCTACACCAGTCCGGAAGTTGCTTCCGTCGGTAAAACCGAAGAGCAACTCAAGGAACAAAAAGTCGAGTACCGCTCTGGCACATTCCCCTTCGCCGCCAATGGTCGTGCCCGTGCGATTGGCCACACAGCCGGGATGGTCAAAATACTGGCCGATGCCCAAACGGATCGCATTCTCGGAGCTCACATCATTGGCCCGCATGCTGGTGACTTGATTGCCGAGGTAGCCGTCGCAATAGAATTCCACGCCAGCAGCGAAGACCTCGCCCGCTGCTGCCACGCTCATCCGACCTTAGCCGAAGCCGTCAAAGAAGCGGCTATGGCTGTGGATAAACGAACGATTCATATTTGA
- the odhB gene encoding 2-oxoglutarate dehydrogenase complex dihydrolipoyllysine-residue succinyltransferase gives MAMEIVVPAVGESISEVQIGEWYISEGQWVALDTDIVGLETDKATFDVPAPAGGKISRIVKKAGEMAAIGDVIGYFEEAPEPAGGSGAGESKPKSQGEPKSSPASGSSDNGGQSHQGSEKVMPAASRELAQRGMQAHQAKATGPGGRLLKEDVIASASTSAKGRELSTTSESAGAGPLRTEEIVPLSPIRKRIAERLVSAQHEAALLTTFNEIDMSNVMDLRNQYKDSFLNKYGIKLGFMSFFVKAVLDGMNQVPQIAAQMRGKELVYRNYYDIGVAVGGGKGLVVPVLRNVERMSFAEIELTIADFAKKAKDNKIGLEQLEGGCFTITNGGVYGSLLSTPIVNPPQSGVLGMHGIFERPIALNGQVVIRPMMYVALTYDHRVVDGREAVTFLRRVKEVIEDPTRMLMEI, from the coding sequence ATGGCGATGGAGATAGTTGTTCCTGCGGTTGGAGAGTCGATTTCTGAGGTCCAGATTGGAGAATGGTATATCTCTGAAGGGCAATGGGTCGCTCTCGATACCGATATTGTTGGTCTGGAAACGGATAAAGCCACATTTGATGTCCCGGCTCCCGCTGGGGGTAAGATTAGCCGAATTGTCAAAAAAGCTGGCGAAATGGCGGCCATTGGCGATGTCATCGGCTACTTTGAGGAGGCTCCCGAACCAGCAGGTGGCAGTGGAGCGGGGGAATCGAAACCAAAATCACAGGGTGAGCCGAAATCGAGTCCAGCATCTGGCTCTTCCGATAATGGCGGCCAGAGTCATCAGGGTTCTGAAAAAGTAATGCCAGCCGCTTCCCGTGAACTGGCTCAGCGAGGGATGCAAGCTCATCAGGCCAAGGCGACCGGACCCGGCGGTCGATTGCTCAAAGAAGATGTCATCGCTTCTGCTTCGACCTCTGCCAAGGGACGGGAATTATCCACCACATCGGAATCGGCTGGGGCCGGGCCTTTGCGAACAGAAGAGATCGTGCCTTTGAGTCCGATCCGCAAACGAATTGCCGAACGTCTCGTCTCAGCTCAACATGAAGCTGCGTTGCTCACGACATTCAACGAAATCGATATGTCGAACGTAATGGATCTGAGAAACCAATATAAGGATTCGTTCCTTAACAAATATGGTATCAAGCTCGGGTTCATGTCCTTCTTCGTCAAAGCGGTTCTCGATGGGATGAATCAGGTCCCGCAAATCGCCGCTCAGATGCGGGGTAAAGAACTCGTTTATCGAAATTATTACGATATCGGTGTCGCAGTGGGCGGCGGAAAAGGTCTTGTCGTTCCTGTGCTACGCAATGTGGAACGGATGAGTTTTGCCGAAATCGAACTGACAATTGCCGACTTTGCCAAAAAGGCCAAAGATAACAAAATCGGTCTGGAACAACTTGAAGGTGGCTGTTTCACAATTACCAACGGCGGAGTCTATGGCTCACTGCTTTCAACACCGATTGTCAATCCTCCTCAAAGCGGAGTTCTCGGCATGCATGGCATTTTCGAACGCCCGATTGCCCTGAACGGACAGGTTGTTATCCGTCCGATGATGTACGTCGCGCTCACGTACGATCATCGGGTTGTCGACGGACGCGAAGCTGTCACCTTCCTGCGACGCGTCAAAGAAGTGATTGAAGATCCCACACGTATGCTGATGGAAATCTAA
- a CDS encoding sulfotransferase family protein: MSNSKEIIKKSIPLTTRLTRGFGPGCLAGIRFGDWCKLMAANSFHVDFPYWGKACHITISSLCTSPFAWAENLVYGSSIKKTKVETPIFILGSWRSGTTHLHNLMCQDERYAAPDLFQTMYPSSYRLARWWWEPILSAVTPRKRFMDNVKMSLREPAEDEMALGILARASNSLSWVFPDNAARYDEHLSFENADEKDRDRFKQSLQFFVAKVQQTFNRPLILKSPNHTARIKLILELFPDAKFLHIRRHPYDVFRSFQHMASQVIPVWGLQEFEMNHLEEMVIETYRKLYQAYFDQKSLIPAGQFHEVAYEELTVNPIQELEQTYQTLQLPSFELARPKVEAYLEKTGDYRKNKHVEIPASTRKRIREEWQFCFDAWGYEQDLSELN; this comes from the coding sequence ATGAGTAATTCCAAAGAAATCATAAAAAAATCGATTCCGCTCACCACCCGCCTCACCCGTGGCTTTGGCCCCGGTTGTCTGGCGGGAATTCGCTTTGGCGACTGGTGCAAGCTGATGGCTGCCAACTCGTTTCATGTCGACTTTCCCTACTGGGGAAAAGCCTGTCATATTACGATCAGCAGTTTATGTACATCGCCATTTGCCTGGGCGGAAAATCTGGTTTACGGATCTTCAATCAAAAAGACGAAAGTCGAAACACCGATTTTCATTCTCGGAAGCTGGCGGAGCGGGACGACTCACCTGCACAATTTAATGTGCCAGGATGAACGCTATGCGGCTCCTGATCTCTTTCAGACGATGTATCCGTCCAGTTATCGTCTGGCCCGCTGGTGGTGGGAGCCAATACTCTCGGCCGTCACGCCGCGAAAACGCTTCATGGATAACGTCAAAATGTCTCTGCGGGAACCTGCAGAGGACGAAATGGCTTTGGGAATTCTGGCGAGAGCCTCCAATTCGCTCAGTTGGGTCTTCCCGGACAATGCTGCTCGATACGATGAACATCTCTCCTTTGAAAATGCCGATGAGAAGGATCGCGATCGATTCAAACAGTCACTTCAGTTCTTTGTCGCGAAGGTTCAGCAGACATTCAACAGGCCACTGATCCTCAAATCTCCTAATCACACCGCTCGCATCAAGCTGATCCTGGAGTTATTCCCGGATGCGAAGTTCCTGCACATCCGTCGGCATCCTTACGATGTTTTCCGTTCCTTCCAGCACATGGCCAGCCAAGTGATTCCCGTTTGGGGATTGCAGGAATTTGAGATGAATCATCTGGAGGAAATGGTGATTGAGACCTATCGCAAATTGTATCAGGCGTATTTCGATCAGAAATCTCTCATACCCGCTGGACAGTTCCATGAAGTCGCTTATGAAGAGTTGACGGTGAACCCGATTCAGGAACTCGAACAGACTTATCAGACATTACAGCTGCCTAGCTTTGAATTAGCTCGTCCCAAAGTGGAAGCATATCTGGAGAAGACGGGCGATTATCGCAAAAACAAACACGTCGAGATTCCTGCCTCGACCCGCAAACGTATCCGAGAAGAATGGCAATTCTGTTTCGATGCCTGGGGCTATGAGCAGGATTTGTCGGAACTGAATTGA
- a CDS encoding ABC transporter ATP-binding protein produces MQVTIKDVQKSFRRGETTVPVLRGLSCEFPSGTFNFVVGPSGSGKSSLLYLIGALDQPTSGQIEIDGRKISTWSETEANHFRANQVGFVFQSFNLMSNLSALDNVLVPFMPQGLTSTKRKEAEELLKLVGMGHRLTHKPNHLSGGEQQRVAIARALLKKPQLILADEPTGELDSQTGREVFNYLRLLAGQNQSTVIVVTHDESYMQPDDYVHRISDGRLIETTQVSESGQC; encoded by the coding sequence ATGCAAGTTACCATCAAAGACGTTCAAAAATCCTTCCGCCGAGGTGAAACAACCGTTCCTGTGTTAAGGGGATTGAGTTGCGAATTTCCGTCGGGCACTTTCAATTTCGTCGTCGGCCCCTCCGGCAGCGGAAAAAGCTCTCTGCTGTATCTGATCGGCGCACTCGATCAGCCGACATCCGGACAGATTGAAATTGACGGTCGGAAAATATCGACCTGGAGTGAAACCGAAGCGAATCATTTCCGAGCCAATCAGGTCGGATTTGTCTTTCAGAGTTTCAATCTGATGTCCAATTTATCAGCCCTCGACAATGTTCTGGTCCCGTTTATGCCGCAGGGATTAACTTCGACGAAACGCAAAGAAGCTGAAGAACTGCTGAAACTTGTAGGAATGGGACATCGTCTGACTCATAAACCGAATCACCTTTCCGGCGGCGAACAGCAACGGGTCGCCATTGCACGAGCCTTATTGAAGAAGCCTCAACTGATTTTAGCCGATGAACCAACAGGCGAACTTGACAGTCAAACCGGACGCGAAGTCTTCAATTATCTCCGCTTGCTGGCTGGTCAGAATCAATCGACCGTCATTGTCGTTACGCACGATGAATCCTACATGCAGCCAGACGATTACGTCCATCGCATCAGTGATGGGAGACTCATCGAGACGACTCAGGTGAGTGAGAGTGGCCAGTGTTGA
- a CDS encoding enoyl-CoA hydratase/isomerase family protein, which yields MRNSDSPVTQVDLQIEKQVATITLSGVKGIQTLSSQTRQNLHVALDQLEKTPALRIVQFQGTGRTFIAGADIHEFQDLTESTAGNLVTDGQQLMTRIAELPYITIAAINGACAGGGWELALACDFRIAIEDAKIGLPETSLGLLPCWGGTVRMTQQFGSALANQLILTGELIKAKSAFKKGLLHDVCTADEFEEQLSNLKSTLFSRSPFAQKMARKVIVKTAAREHQASLGFSDERNAFLECVHSGQVAIGVEAFLNKKSPIWDQAAI from the coding sequence ATGAGAAACAGCGATAGTCCAGTTACTCAAGTCGATCTGCAGATTGAAAAGCAAGTCGCTACCATTACACTTTCGGGTGTGAAGGGGATTCAAACACTCTCCTCTCAAACCCGACAAAACCTGCACGTTGCTCTGGATCAACTGGAGAAGACTCCTGCGTTACGAATCGTCCAGTTTCAGGGAACAGGCCGTACGTTTATTGCCGGTGCGGATATCCATGAGTTTCAGGATTTGACGGAATCCACTGCAGGAAACCTCGTCACCGATGGTCAACAGCTGATGACTCGCATTGCCGAGCTGCCTTACATCACGATTGCTGCAATCAACGGTGCCTGCGCCGGCGGTGGTTGGGAACTGGCACTGGCATGTGATTTTCGCATTGCCATTGAAGACGCCAAAATTGGGCTTCCTGAGACGTCTCTCGGCTTACTCCCCTGCTGGGGAGGCACTGTAAGAATGACCCAACAGTTCGGCTCGGCTCTGGCCAATCAGCTGATTCTGACGGGAGAATTGATTAAAGCCAAATCGGCATTCAAAAAAGGCTTGCTGCACGATGTCTGCACTGCGGACGAATTCGAGGAACAGCTATCGAACCTGAAAAGCACTCTATTTTCCCGCAGTCCTTTCGCCCAGAAGATGGCTCGGAAGGTTATCGTGAAAACAGCTGCCCGGGAACATCAGGCGTCTCTCGGCTTCTCAGACGAACGCAATGCATTTCTCGAATGCGTCCACTCGGGCCAGGTTGCCATTGGAGTAGAAGCGTTCCTCAACAAAAAGTCACCAATATGGGATCAGGCAGCTATTTAA
- a CDS encoding peptidoglycan recognition protein family protein, with protein sequence MRKSVSNESFWKPHTETRNWKYVVIHHTATESGSIDQIHRAHLQRKDSQGRPWRGIGYHFVIGNGQGMKDGQVEPTFRWQGQIDGAHAGNELYNRFGIGVCLIGNFETHGPSQAQLDSLQHLLAYLKRAYSIQSDHVLGHGQIKSTQCPGQNFPLKNYSRYSPEESP encoded by the coding sequence ATGAGGAAGTCCGTATCCAATGAATCTTTCTGGAAGCCTCACACTGAGACGCGGAACTGGAAATATGTCGTGATTCATCACACCGCTACCGAGTCCGGGAGTATCGATCAGATTCACCGGGCCCACCTGCAGCGCAAGGATAGTCAGGGACGACCGTGGCGTGGGATTGGATATCATTTTGTCATCGGCAATGGACAGGGAATGAAAGATGGGCAGGTCGAACCCACCTTTCGCTGGCAGGGACAAATCGATGGAGCCCACGCAGGCAATGAATTGTACAATCGGTTTGGAATTGGTGTTTGCCTGATCGGCAACTTTGAAACGCATGGACCATCGCAGGCCCAGTTGGATTCACTGCAACATTTACTGGCTTATCTCAAAAGGGCGTATTCTATTCAATCGGACCATGTACTCGGACACGGACAAATCAAATCGACCCAATGTCCAGGACAGAATTTCCCACTCAAAAATTATTCCAGGTATTCTCCAGAGGAATCCCCTTAA